A portion of the Macaca mulatta isolate MMU2019108-1 chromosome 2, T2T-MMU8v2.0, whole genome shotgun sequence genome contains these proteins:
- the PRSS50 gene encoding putative threonine protease PRSS50 isoform X2, which translates to MGPWFQSPACGQRPRRSAPSRAGSLLLLLLLKPAGCWGAGEAPGALSTADPANQSTRCAPKATCPSGWPRLPQQAPTTQTLPSTTQTLPSTTQTLLSTTQTLLSTTIATQSPVSEGKVDPYHSCGFSYEQDLTLRDPEAMARRWPWMVSVQANGTHICAGTIIASQWVVTVAHCLTRRDVIYSVRVGSPWIDQMTQTASDVLVLQVIVHSKYRAQRFWSWVGHANDIGLLKLKQALKYSKYVRPICLPGTDYVVKDHSLCTVTGWGLSKADGMWPQFRTIQEKEVIILNNKDCDNFYHNFTKIPSLVRIIKSQMICAEDTRREQFCYELTGEPLVCSMEGTWYLVGLVSWGAGCQKSEAPPIYLHIASYQNWIWDCLSGQALALPAPSRALLLALPLPLSLLAAL; encoded by the exons ATGGGTCCCTGGTTCCAGAGCCCGGCCTGCGGGCAGCGCCCCCGGAGGTCTGCCCCCTCCCGCGCTGGttccctcctgctgctgctgctgctgaagcCTGCGG GTTGCTGGGGCGCAGGGGAAGCCCCGGGGGCGCTGTCCACTGCCGATCCCGCCAACCAGAGCACCCGCTGTGCCCCCAAGGCCACCTGCCCTTCCGGCTGGCCTCGCCTTCCCCAGCAGGCCCCGACCACCCAGACACTGCCCTCGACCACCCAGACACTGCCCTCGACCACCCAGACACTGCTCTCGACCACCCAGACACTGCTCTCGACCACCATAGCGACCCAATCCCCAGTTTCTGAAGGCAAAGTCGACCCATACCACT CCTGTGGCTTTTCCTACGAGCAGGACCTCACCCTCAGGGACCCAGAAGCCATGGCTCGACGGTGGCCCTGGATGGTCAGCGTGCAGGCCAATGGCACACACATCTGTGCGGGCACCATCATTGCCTCCCAGTGGGTGGTGACTGTGGCCCACTGCCTGACCCG GCGTGATGTTATCTACTCAGTGAGGGTGGGCAGTCCATGGATTGACCAGATGACGCAGACCGCCTCCGACGTCCTGGTGCTCCAGGTCATCGTGCACAGCAAGTACCGGGCCCAGAGGTTCTGGTCCTGGGTGGGCCACGCCAACGACATCGGCCTCCTCAAGCTCAAGCAGGCACTCAAGTACAGCAAGTACGTGCGGCCCATCTGCCTGCCTGGCACGGACTATGTGGTGAAGGACCATTCCCTCTGCACTGTGACGGGCTGGGGACTTTCCAAGGCTGATG GTATGTGGCCTCAGTTCCGGACAATTCAGGAGAAGGAAGTTATCATCCTGAACAACAAGGATTGTGACAACTTCTACCACAACTTCACCAAAATCCCCAGTCTGGTTCGGATCATCAAGTCCCAGATGATATGTGCGGAGGACACCCGCAGGGAGCAGTTCTGCTAT GAGCTAACTGGAGAGCCCTTGGTCTGCTCCATGGAGGGCACGTGGTACCTGGTGGGATTGGTGAGCTGGGGCGCAGGCTGCCAGAAGAGCGAGGCCCCGCCCATCTACCTACACATCGCCTCCTACCAAAACTGGATCTGGGACTGCCTCAGCGGGCAGGCCCTGGCCCTGCCAGCCCCATCGAGGGCCCTGCTCCTGGCACTCCCACTGCCCCTCAGCCTCCTTGCTGCCCTCTGA
- the PRSS50 gene encoding putative threonine protease PRSS50 isoform X1 translates to MGPWFQSPACGQRPRRSAPSRAGSLLLLLLLKPAGESFPMPTPPAQHGPRLPPLILSASSAGCWGAGEAPGALSTADPANQSTRCAPKATCPSGWPRLPQQAPTTQTLPSTTQTLPSTTQTLLSTTQTLLSTTIATQSPVSEGKVDPYHSCGFSYEQDLTLRDPEAMARRWPWMVSVQANGTHICAGTIIASQWVVTVAHCLTRRDVIYSVRVGSPWIDQMTQTASDVLVLQVIVHSKYRAQRFWSWVGHANDIGLLKLKQALKYSKYVRPICLPGTDYVVKDHSLCTVTGWGLSKADGMWPQFRTIQEKEVIILNNKDCDNFYHNFTKIPSLVRIIKSQMICAEDTRREQFCYELTGEPLVCSMEGTWYLVGLVSWGAGCQKSEAPPIYLHIASYQNWIWDCLSGQALALPAPSRALLLALPLPLSLLAAL, encoded by the exons ATGGGTCCCTGGTTCCAGAGCCCGGCCTGCGGGCAGCGCCCCCGGAGGTCTGCCCCCTCCCGCGCTGGttccctcctgctgctgctgctgctgaagcCTGCGGGTGAGTCCTTCCCGATGCCTACCCCACCCGCCCAACATGGCCCTCGCCTTCCACCTCTAATCCTCTCGGCGTCCTCCGCAGGTTGCTGGGGCGCAGGGGAAGCCCCGGGGGCGCTGTCCACTGCCGATCCCGCCAACCAGAGCACCCGCTGTGCCCCCAAGGCCACCTGCCCTTCCGGCTGGCCTCGCCTTCCCCAGCAGGCCCCGACCACCCAGACACTGCCCTCGACCACCCAGACACTGCCCTCGACCACCCAGACACTGCTCTCGACCACCCAGACACTGCTCTCGACCACCATAGCGACCCAATCCCCAGTTTCTGAAGGCAAAGTCGACCCATACCACT CCTGTGGCTTTTCCTACGAGCAGGACCTCACCCTCAGGGACCCAGAAGCCATGGCTCGACGGTGGCCCTGGATGGTCAGCGTGCAGGCCAATGGCACACACATCTGTGCGGGCACCATCATTGCCTCCCAGTGGGTGGTGACTGTGGCCCACTGCCTGACCCG GCGTGATGTTATCTACTCAGTGAGGGTGGGCAGTCCATGGATTGACCAGATGACGCAGACCGCCTCCGACGTCCTGGTGCTCCAGGTCATCGTGCACAGCAAGTACCGGGCCCAGAGGTTCTGGTCCTGGGTGGGCCACGCCAACGACATCGGCCTCCTCAAGCTCAAGCAGGCACTCAAGTACAGCAAGTACGTGCGGCCCATCTGCCTGCCTGGCACGGACTATGTGGTGAAGGACCATTCCCTCTGCACTGTGACGGGCTGGGGACTTTCCAAGGCTGATG GTATGTGGCCTCAGTTCCGGACAATTCAGGAGAAGGAAGTTATCATCCTGAACAACAAGGATTGTGACAACTTCTACCACAACTTCACCAAAATCCCCAGTCTGGTTCGGATCATCAAGTCCCAGATGATATGTGCGGAGGACACCCGCAGGGAGCAGTTCTGCTAT GAGCTAACTGGAGAGCCCTTGGTCTGCTCCATGGAGGGCACGTGGTACCTGGTGGGATTGGTGAGCTGGGGCGCAGGCTGCCAGAAGAGCGAGGCCCCGCCCATCTACCTACACATCGCCTCCTACCAAAACTGGATCTGGGACTGCCTCAGCGGGCAGGCCCTGGCCCTGCCAGCCCCATCGAGGGCCCTGCTCCTGGCACTCCCACTGCCCCTCAGCCTCCTTGCTGCCCTCTGA